The following are encoded together in the Candidatus Methylomirabilis oxygeniifera genome:
- a CDS encoding protein of unknown function (Evidence 5 : No homology to any previously reported sequences), which translates to MRPDGCEPLCRLGLGHWSNHRGADLSVTNLEPCESTEGSFLAACREFVYPESQTGFRVKHGMTGQNSRGTGERSDERARLAAVDGDACAGHEAGLLGRQEDHGGRDLLGAAESAQRQFVFDELGDLSRVFALSSVPRATRKESRAGCHAVDQDIVRSQFLGERLGEADHRRLGGVVGHRPSRLPSPDRGDG; encoded by the coding sequence GTGCGTCCAGACGGCTGCGAACCCCTCTGCCGTCTCGGGTTAGGACATTGGTCTAACCATAGAGGCGCTGACCTCTCGGTGACAAATCTCGAACCGTGTGAATCTACAGAGGGTTCATTCCTCGCGGCTTGCCGCGAGTTCGTGTATCCAGAAAGCCAGACTGGATTCCGTGTCAAGCACGGAATGACGGGCCAGAACAGCAGAGGAACAGGCGAACGGTCAGATGAGCGAGCGCGACTGGCAGCCGTCGACGGTGACGCATGCGCCGGTCACGAGGCTGGCCTGTTGGGACGCCAGGAAGACCACGGCGGCCGCGACCTCCTCGGGGCGGCCGAATCGGCCCAGCGGCAGTTCGTCTTTGATGAACTGGGCGATCTGAGCCGGGTTTTCGCGCTGTCGTCGGTCCCACGAGCCACCAGGAAAGAGAGTCGAGCCGGGTGCCACGCTGTTGACCAGGATATTGTGAGGAGCCAGTTCCTTGGCGAGCGACTTGGAGAGGCTGATCACCGCCGCCTTGGAGGCGTTGTAGGTCATCGCCCCTCCCGACTCCCGTCCCCAGATCGAGGCGATGGTTAG
- a CDS encoding 3-oxoacyl-[acyl-carrier-protein] reductase (3-ketoacyl-acyl carrier protein reductase) (fragment) — translation MTYNASKAAVISLSKSLAKELAPHNILVNSVAPGSTLFPGGSWDRRQRENPAQIAQFIKDELPLGRFGRPEEVAAAVVFLASQQASLVTGACVTVDGCQSRSLI, via the coding sequence ATGACCTACAACGCCTCCAAGGCGGCGGTGATCAGCCTCTCCAAGTCGCTCGCCAAGGAACTGGCTCCTCACAATATCCTGGTCAACAGCGTGGCACCCGGCTCGACTCTCTTTCCTGGTGGCTCGTGGGACCGACGACAGCGCGAAAACCCGGCTCAGATCGCCCAGTTCATCAAAGACGAACTGCCGCTGGGCCGATTCGGCCGCCCCGAGGAGGTCGCGGCCGCCGTGGTCTTCCTGGCGTCCCAACAGGCCAGCCTCGTGACCGGCGCATGCGTCACCGTCGACGGCTGCCAGTCGCGCTCGCTCATCTGA